A stretch of DNA from Ranitomeya variabilis isolate aRanVar5 chromosome 1, aRanVar5.hap1, whole genome shotgun sequence:
aaaatcgcatcgcggaaaaaaaagcaacatgttcattaaaatgcggaattgcaggggattccgcacacctaggggtccattgatctgcttacttcccgcacggggctgtgcccaccatgcgggaagtaagcagattatgtgcggttggtacccagggtggaggagaggagactctcctccacgcactgggcaccatataagtggtcaaaaaataagaattaaaataaaaaatagcgatatactcaccctcgatgtcttcccgcctccactgcatgctgccgttcggttcctgtagctgatgtgcggcgaaggacctcgccgatgacgtcactgtcctgtgattggtcgtgagcggtcatgtgaccgctcacgtgaccgtgacgtcacggaaggtcctgcgcgcacacaccagctataggaagacgaacggacgccgctgatgagatgtctgggtgagtataagcatttttttattttttttattatttttaaacattttatcttttactatagatgctgcataagctgcatctatagtaaaaagttggtcacacttgtcaaacagtatgtttgacaagtgtgaccaacttgtcagtcagttttccaagcgatgctacagatcgcttggaaaactttagcattctgcaagctaattacgcttgcagaatgctaaaaaaacgcgaaaaaaacggaaaaaaaacgcaaaaaaaaaaatgcggatttcttgcagaaaatttccggttttcttcaggaaatttctgcaagaaatccgcaacgtgtgcacatacccttagaaacaGAAATTTCTGAATCTAAAAATCTGTTCCGTACACTGATTACTGCAAATCCCATTCAgatatatgggatagatacataCATTTTTGCAACAGACCTGCCTTAAAAAAACTTGAATAATATAACAAAACTTATACAGTAAAAACAAAACATTGTTTAACTTAGTGTTCATGTAAATGTGCACAAAAACCTTAGTGATCTACTTGCATATGTTCAATATTATCACATGTAGAACTTCTGGGGTAAATCTCCAACTTTTCCATTGCCTTTATGTTAAGCTTGTCAGAAAATTTTGTGCACAGACAGCGATTTCCTCGAGGTACAGCCGCTCCTAGGAAAGGAATATTGATAAGTCATCATCTAGACATAATGCCTTTATAGTAAAGAGTGATATAACTTTCTATAACTGTACCTTGTATTAAAGTAGCGGATAACAGTGCGGCGTAGATGATGGCAGCAATCTTGCAGTCCATAATGAGTGGGTCAAGGATCTTGTGAGCTGGTAATGTagacacttcttgtgtgaaaatgtaaaatctggggctaaaacaaaaatttggtggtaaaaatgtagatattttgtcttcactgcccaatggtataaaattatgtgacacacccatggtgtcaatatgatcactgcacccctagatgaattcgttgagaggtgtagttcgcaaaatggagtcacttatgagggttctgctgttcttgaacttcatgggctctcccagtgggtcagggtacctgcaaaccataacagtaaaatctggctctccttgccttctgagctttgcactgtgcctgaaaaatattttgcgattccatgtagggtattggcgcactcaggaaaaaatggacctcagtttgttgcaaaaaaaaattcctattagccaatataaaaattaaaaaattggggctaaaacaacattttagtggtaaaaatgtaattcattatttcttcaccgctcagtggtattaaattctgtgaggtacatgtggtgtcaatacgatcactgcacccctaaatgaattaattggggagtgtagcttgtaaaatgagttcacatatagggggtttctgttgttctggcacatcagtggctctgccaatgtgacatggcatcctcaaaccattccagcaaaatctgaactccaatatggcacctcttcccttctgagctttgcactgtgcctcaaaggtagtattcccccatatatggggtattggcgtactcaggagaaattggacaacaaattgtatggtgcaattactcttgttacccttatgataatgcaaaatttggagctaaaataacatttttgtgagaaaagtgtgattttattattttcactgctcaacgctataaacttctgtgaagcacctaagggttcaaagtgctcaccacacatctatgtaagttccttgggggtctagttttcaaaatggggtcacttgtggggggtttccactgtttaggcacatcaggggctcttcaaatgcgatattgcgtccaatctcaattccagccaattttgcattgaaatagtcaaacggcgctccttccgtttccgagatctgccatgcacccaaacagtggtttacaaatcgcacaacaacttttggggtacaatttttcctgttacaattgggaaaataaaaaattggatctgaagtaatttttttgtgaaaaaaagttaaatgttaatttttttctccttgcggagagtgacatgttaagcatgtcgaggtgaggagacttaaagccacaatgctcgaccctttaacgagccttgtcacatgacataggataagagccaaacacaGTGTCTggaaattgagatctggtttggctcttatcctaagtcatttgacaaggctcgttaaagggtcgacactgactgttaggatagctacttcctataggtggcactagagttctagtcctcttcctctctgaagaaacaatttgcatattttccctgaggagcattgcggctttaagtctcctcacctctccatcagccaaaccagatctccactttgcactgacgaggggcagtaccccgaaacacagtgtctgcaaattgagatctggtttggctcttatcctaagtcatgtgacaaggctcgttaaagggtcgacattgactgctaggattgctacttccaataggtggcactagagttctagtcctcttcctctctgaagagacaatttgcattttttttaaacagtccaaaaattcctgtgaagcacctgaagggttaataaacttcttgaatgtggttttgagcaccttgaggggtgcagtttttagaatggtgtcactgttggatatcttctatcatatagacccctcaaagtgacttcaaatgtgacaaaAATTTGGTGTTGttgaaatgagaaatcgctgttcaaattttaacccttatgacttcctagcaaaaaaaaaattggttccaaaattgtgctgatgtaaagcagacatgtggggaatgttacttattaagaattttgtgtgacatacagtacagaccaaaagtttggacacaccttctcatttaaagatttttctgtattttcatgactatgaaattgtacattcacactgaaggcatcaaaaatatgaattaccacatgtggaattatatacttaacaaaaaagtgtgaaacaactaaaattaagtcttatattctaagttcttcaaagtagccaccttttgttttgatgactgctttgcacactctcggcattctcttgatgagttccaagaggtagtccccgggaatggtcttccaacaatcttgaaggagttcccagagatgcttagcacttattggcccttttgccctcactctgcggtccagctcaccccaaaccatcccgattgggttcaggtctggtgactgtggaggccaggtcatctggcgtagcaccccatcactctccttcttgttcaaatagcccttacacagcctggaggtttgtttggggtcattgtcctgttgaaaaataaatgatggtccaactgaacgcaaaccggatggaatagcatgctgctgcaagatgctgtggtagccatgctggttcagtatgctttcaattttgaataaatccccaacagtgtcaccagcaaagcacccccacaccatcacacctcctcctccatgcttcttggtgggaaccaggcatgtagagtccatccgttcaccttttctgcatcgcacaaagacacggtggttggaaacaaagatctcatatttggtctcatcagaccaaagcacagatttccactggtctaatgtccattccttgtgttctttagccaaacaagtctcttctgcttgttgcctgtccttagcagtggtttcctagcagctattttaccatgaaggcctgctgcacaaagtctcctcttaacagttgttgtagaaatgtgtctgctgctagaactctgtgtggcattgacctggtctctaatctgtgctgctgctaaactgtgatttctgaggctggtgactcggataaacttatcctcagaagcagaggtgactcttggtcttcctttcctgggacggtcctcatgtgagccagtttctttgcagcgcttgatggcttttgccactgcactaggggacattttcaaagttttcccaatttttcggactgactgaccttcatttcttaaagtaatgatggccactcgtttttctttgcttaactgcttttttcttgccataatacaaattctaacagtctatgactatcagctgtgtatccaccagacttctgcacaacaaaactgatggtcccaatgccatttataaggcaagaaatccaatttattaaacctggcagggcacacctgtgaagtgaaaaccattcccggtgactacctcttgaagctcatcaagagaatgccaagagtgtgcaaagcagacatgaaagcaaaaggtggcttctttgaagaacctagaatataagacatattttcagttgtttcacacttttttgttaattatataattccacatgtgctaattcatagttttgatgccttcagtgtgaatgtacaattttcaaagtcatgaatatacagaaaaatctttaaatgagaaggtgtgtccaaacttttggtctgtactgtatctctgtgatttaaggacatgaaaagtcaaagttggaaa
This window harbors:
- the LOC143772323 gene encoding C-X-C motif chemokine 10-like — translated: MDCKIAAIIYAALLSATLIQGAAVPRGNRCLCTKFSDKLNIKAMEKLEIYPRSSTCDNIEHIAMLKNRRLPICVNPELKEVKALLGGRNQQLKHIKVIHHQ